The Solanum lycopersicum chromosome 2, SLM_r2.1 DNA window ATAAAACTACTTCTCCCAATTTTTctgttttattactatttttaatttctcataattcttttttttttttacagatgAAATAGATCCATCAACTTATTCTTTTACCACTGCCCTTAAAGGTAAGTTCAAGCGAATTCAGAACGTAGAGTCAGTAGGTTCGAATAAAAATTGCATTTTCAATATAACTGACTTATTTTTTGAGTGTAGCATTGCAGGCAAAAACAACATATAGTTGGGAATACATGTCACCAGATGGATTGTGTTTAAACTCGAAATGGAATGAAGCTGAGAAATATATATGCAATCCTTTATCAGGGGAAGTTCCATTAGAATGTTTATCAGCAAAAACACTAAGTGGAAGATCGTTTCGACAATTAACGAATAAAATCACCATGTCTGCACCTTTGATCTATCCTTCACAATTCCGTCCAAAACCTCCTACAAAACGTGAATTACAAATCCAAATTCCAACCAAAGGTATATATGCATGCTCATAGCGTAAACTCTTTTTATAATACTGACAATATATATAACTCAAGTCGCGATTATTTTCATCTCACATTGTCATGACTTGtacatatttttatgaatttagaGAAGGTTAGCATTACAAGAGATGTGGGAACACAGAGTAGTACTCCAGCTAATTACTTAAGTTCAAAGAGTCCAAGTCCTGCTCGTACTCCATCCATCGAGGAAAGAGCAACAAAACGTTGTGTAGCTGATGATTCACCCATGACTACTCCTGAACTCAAATCTCAGGAAAAGGTAAATCCTTTTTCCACTAGTTATTATGATGTTAAAGATTACGCATCAGTGGCAGAGTCAGAATTTTTACTAAGTTATACGTTCATGATGCAAGTCTATTAATTATAGTAGACTGATAATATCAGTTATTGTAGCATGAGTGCTAGATTGTAAAGGTTGACTAGGTCGCATGAAGTGCTATACATGAAGTACTAATTCTACTAGGTAGGTGAAAGGacttt harbors:
- the LOC101255558 gene encoding uncharacterized protein, producing the protein MKIETSMAKSPIGNSTRRSDDCDFNLREWTLKAKISRENTNSRRFSASYITSFREDAKSFRSNISISSTASSPGYITLRDEIDPSTYSFTTALKALQAKTTYSWEYMSPDGLCLNSKWNEAEKYICNPLSGEVPLECLSAKTLSGRSFRQLTNKITMSAPLIYPSQFRPKPPTKRELQIQIPTKEKVSITRDVGTQSSTPANYLSSKSPSPARTPSIEERATKRCVADDSPMTTPELKSQEKVEVKETRGKEDTKRNEEQLELEGERNNNNNKQEQKSTKCSRQGCLSRLCMRQKQKEKKHSKSIKKKKKNIFFCHDINGC